One Rouxiella sp. S1S-2 genomic window, GGACATTCGTCCTCCGCTGCAGCCTTTGGCACTGGTAAACGGTTCACGTGCGCAGTACACCACCGATACCGGTACTGTGATGCTTGAAAACAGCGCGCAGAACAGCGGCCTGTGGGCAAACGTGGTGACTATCGTTCAAGAGAACGGTTATCCTATTGCCAACCGTGATGACGCGAACCAGACACTGACCACCGGTGTGGTGCAGTGGAACCGTAAAGATGAAGACTTCCAGTATCAGGGTCGTTATCAAATCAGCGTGAAAACGCAGGGCTATCAGACCTCGCTGAGCGTCAAAACGCTTGAGCTTCAGCAGCAGGGTAAACCGGTCACGTCTGCGGCTGAACAGCAGCGCTATACCAGCCAGATGCTGAACACGATTACTGCCGGCCTAGGCAAACGCCAGCAGGATGCGCAAAGCCGTCTCGACAACCGTAAAATCGGCGAGATTGACGTGCAGAGCGGCGCAGATGATACCGGCCTGCCGGTGCTGATTATTCGCGCACCTTACGGCAATGTTTGGGAACGTCTGCCAACCGCGTTGGCTAAAGCGGGCATGAAAGTGACCGACAGCAGCCGTCCTCAGGGGACCTTAACCGCGAAATACTCACCGCTGGGCAGCGATGCCTGGGACACGCTGGGCGCGAAAGACCCTGAACTGACGTCTGGAGAATATAA contains:
- the bamC gene encoding outer membrane protein assembly factor BamC — protein: MTYSLTKPRFQKSTVAKVVGLSLIMLLAACSNDSRYKRQVSGDEAYLQATPLQELKTPEGMILPLQNGTYDVPAGSLQGALGKSLDIRPPLQPLALVNGSRAQYTTDTGTVMLENSAQNSGLWANVVTIVQENGYPIANRDDANQTLTTGVVQWNRKDEDFQYQGRYQISVKTQGYQTSLSVKTLELQQQGKPVTSAAEQQRYTSQMLNTITAGLGKRQQDAQSRLDNRKIGEIDVQSGADDTGLPVLIIRAPYGNVWERLPTALAKAGMKVTDSSRPQGTLTAKYSPLGSDAWDTLGAKDPELTSGEYKLQLGDLNNRSSLQFLDPKGHALTQSQNDAMVAVMQAAFNQSSAVTK